A window of the Thalassophryne amazonica chromosome 11, fThaAma1.1, whole genome shotgun sequence genome harbors these coding sequences:
- the p2ry4 gene encoding P2Y purinoceptor 4, with product MELVTSSPNQSVEFIAQLNYTCHFDEEFKYILLPVSYSLVFVFGLVLNATALWIFVMKMRPWNMSTVFMFHLALSDFLYVLSLPTLIYYYANRSHWPFGVAACKIARFLFYANLYCSILFLTCISVQRYFGICHPIKALTLVKTRYAHYVCYMVWAVVTVCLVPNLIFVTVSLRDNDTVCHDTTSQDAFEEYVDYSSVVMVLLFVIPFLIIMVCYCLMARALCRPRLGLSAAQKGASSRRKSIKLIIVVLVVFALSFVPFHVTRTVYYTARVLDLHCEILNIVNFAYKITRPLASINSCIDPILYFLAGDHFRTKVLAALAVKKWTRNSQTRKHVQTNPIGKDDIALNNKNKDLKTYEEIDQ from the coding sequence ATGGAATTGGTCACCAGCAGCCCTAACCAGTCAGTGGAATTCATAGCGCAACTGAACTACACCTGCCACTTTGATGAGGAGTTTAAATACATCCTGCTGCCCGTCTCCTACAGCCTGGTGTTCGTGTTCGGCTTGGTGCTCAATGCAACGGCTTTGTGGATATTTGTCATGAAGATGCGCCCGTGGAACATGAGTACGGTGTTCATGTTCCACCTGGCCTTGTCTGATTTCCTCTATGTCCTCTCCCTGCCCACCCTCATCTACTACTATGCAAACCGCAGTCATTGGCCTTTTGGTGTGGCTGCTTGCAAAATAGCACGCTTCCTGTTCTATGCCAACCTCTACTGCAGCATCCTCTTCCTCACTTGCATTAGCGTGCAACGCTACTTTGGTATCTGCCACCCAATTAAGGCACTGACTCTGGTTAAAACCCGTTATGCGCACTACGTGTGCTACATGGTGTGGGCTGTGGTGACCGTGTGCCTGGTTCCAAACCTCATCTTTGTCACCGTGTCCCTGAGGGATAATGACACTGTGTGCCATGACACTACCAGCCAGGATGCCTTTGAGGAGTATGTCGACTACAGCTCTGTCGTCATGGTTTTACTGTTTGTCATCCCGTTCCTGATCATCATGGTGTGTTACTGCCTGATGGCACGGGCCTTATGCCGTCCTAGACTGGGATTATCTGCCGCCCAGAAGGGGGCCTCCTCACGTCGGAAATCCATCAAACTGATCATTGTGGTGCTGGTTGTATTTGCTCTCAGCTTTGTTCCATTTCATGTCACACGGACGGTCTACTACACTGCACGTGTGCTGGATCTTCACTGTGAAATCCTGAACATTGTCAACTTTGCTTATAAGATCACTAGACCTCTGGCAAGCATCAACAGCTGTATCGACCCTATTCTGTATTTCCTGGCTGGGGATCACTTCCGCACCAAGGTGTTGGCTGCTCTGGCAGTTAAAAAATGGACACGAAACAGTCAAACACGTAAACACGTGCAAACTAATCCAATCGGCAAAGATGACATCGCTCTTAATAATAAGAACAAAGACCTTAAAACCTATGAAGAGATTGATCAATAG